A DNA window from Streptococcus mutans contains the following coding sequences:
- the cas5c gene encoding type I-C CRISPR-associated protein Cas5c yields MYRSRNFYARIRGDRALFTNPATKGGSERSSYSVPTRQALQGIIDGIYHKPTFTNVITEVKVVNQIQTELHGVRALLHDYSADLSYVSYLSDVEYLVKFHFIWNENREDLIQDRLPKKHEAIMERSIRKGGRRDIFLGTRECFGLVDEISQEEYETIPSYYNGVTIDLGIMFHSFAYPTSKDTPLKSYFTKTVMENGAIKFKPQSECEIVNTLSSYAFKSLGQLKSVDDEYVDDEYEEYEAMEKGEG; encoded by the coding sequence TTGTATAGATCAAGAAATTTCTATGCTAGGATACGAGGAGACAGGGCACTCTTTACAAATCCTGCAACCAAAGGGGGGAGCGAAAGAAGTTCGTATTCTGTTCCTACGCGGCAAGCTTTGCAGGGAATCATAGATGGGATTTATCATAAGCCGACATTTACAAATGTTATTACTGAAGTTAAGGTCGTCAATCAAATCCAGACAGAGCTGCATGGCGTTCGTGCTTTGTTACATGACTACAGTGCAGACTTGAGCTATGTTTCATATTTGAGTGATGTGGAGTATCTAGTTAAATTCCACTTCATTTGGAATGAAAATCGTGAAGACTTGATACAGGATAGACTACCTAAGAAACATGAAGCTATTATGGAACGTTCTATTCGAAAAGGTGGCCGGCGGGATATTTTTCTTGGTACGAGAGAGTGCTTTGGCTTGGTTGATGAAATCAGTCAGGAAGAGTATGAAACCATCCCTTCTTATTACAACGGCGTCACTATTGATTTAGGTATCATGTTTCATTCTTTCGCCTATCCAACAAGTAAGGATACGCCATTGAAATCTTATTTCACCAAAACAGTGATGGAGAATGGGGCGATTAAATTTAAACCCCAATCTGAGTGTGAAATCGTAAATACTTTGTCCAGTTATGCATTCAAGTCACTTGGTCAGCTTAAATCAGTTGATGATGAATATGTTGATGATGAATATGAAGAATATGAAGCTATGGAGAAAGGGGAAGGCTAA
- a CDS encoding CRISPR-associated helicase/endonuclease Cas3: MKMKLAHKNNTGEEQSLEDHSFNVANKAREDAEFIGQGDLLFLLGMFHDLGKADEKFQNKLTKNPTMHVDHAYAGAKYLYEKIKIRLSAKGVDKATRLQFNEIVAYVIAAHHGMFDIVDLESEQHAYNKLRNRIARPKSDYHFDSDVTNFANFLETKLEHYGYQDLGMLIDKSFENYQQALSKLDCQDSSEEVYYQSCFVRLYLSLLKNADILDTINAYGLLINPLKQEEKIRLNRSYLEAIEKKYGEFGSPTTRLNEIRSQIAERVKSRGESDSTGIYRLDLPTGAGKTNLSMRYAFHQLVDQDRSRFFYITPFLSVLEQNAAAIKKVIGEDGVLEHHSNVVQNKQENEDKGDEKESLLPEYLIESWDSPVVLTSMVQFFQTLFKTKSANIRRFSSLANSVLILDEVQSLPIEVTALFNLTMNFLNKVMNTTIILCTATQPAYDSTAIKHKLSYGGKYGEATDMVELTHDEKEVFSRTELRKFDETNQNSKLSDLVDFVLENDESILVIFNTKKTVDRFYSLLEKLTDRPIYQLSTNMCAQHRLDIISEIKQGLEDGLPLICISTQLIEAGVDVDFNHVIRSYAGIDSIVQASGRCNREGKRDKGQVTLINLTSEEENISPLKEIKAKKDATEYILHKISSPIDTSLLNRDFFEYYYANNQGSMDYPLEHDGESVYDYLSVNFYQKKVGFKGKLKQAFKTAGLKMNLINNETIGILVPYRDAAEKLLILEELCKSDYPSEEDYRAIKALLKELQSYTVNVREHNQILEATKPYLNGQIQILSDSYYDDKKGITLESASFLM, translated from the coding sequence ATGAAAATGAAACTGGCGCATAAAAATAATACTGGAGAAGAGCAATCATTGGAAGATCATTCCTTTAACGTAGCCAACAAGGCAAGGGAAGATGCTGAATTTATAGGGCAAGGGGATTTATTATTTTTGCTGGGCATGTTTCATGATTTGGGGAAGGCAGATGAGAAATTCCAGAACAAATTAACCAAGAATCCCACGATGCATGTAGATCATGCCTATGCTGGTGCTAAATATTTATATGAGAAAATCAAAATACGTCTATCCGCAAAGGGTGTTGACAAAGCAACACGTTTACAATTCAACGAAATTGTTGCTTATGTTATTGCTGCTCATCATGGGATGTTCGATATTGTTGACCTTGAATCGGAGCAACATGCTTATAACAAGCTAAGAAATCGTATTGCTAGACCGAAGTCAGATTATCATTTCGATAGTGATGTGACGAATTTTGCCAACTTTTTAGAAACAAAATTGGAGCATTATGGCTATCAGGATTTAGGAATGTTAATTGATAAATCCTTTGAAAATTACCAACAAGCTCTATCAAAATTAGATTGTCAGGATAGTAGTGAGGAAGTCTATTATCAATCATGTTTTGTACGGCTATATCTATCATTATTAAAGAATGCTGACATTCTAGATACAATTAATGCTTATGGTCTGCTTATAAATCCTTTAAAACAGGAAGAAAAAATAAGACTAAATAGGTCTTATCTGGAAGCTATTGAGAAGAAGTACGGTGAGTTTGGGAGTCCAACCACAAGGCTTAATGAAATTCGCTCACAAATTGCTGAACGAGTAAAAAGTAGGGGAGAAAGTGATTCAACGGGTATCTATCGATTAGACTTACCCACTGGTGCTGGGAAGACGAATCTTAGTATGAGGTATGCTTTTCATCAATTAGTTGACCAAGATAGATCAAGATTTTTCTATATTACGCCTTTTTTATCTGTTTTGGAGCAAAATGCGGCAGCTATTAAAAAAGTTATTGGAGAAGATGGAGTACTAGAGCACCATTCAAATGTTGTACAGAACAAACAAGAGAACGAAGATAAGGGAGACGAAAAAGAGAGCTTATTACCAGAGTACTTGATAGAAAGTTGGGATAGTCCAGTCGTTTTGACATCAATGGTTCAATTTTTTCAAACTTTATTTAAAACTAAATCAGCAAATATTCGTCGTTTTTCTAGTTTAGCGAATAGTGTTTTGATTTTAGATGAAGTGCAATCATTGCCTATTGAGGTGACAGCTTTATTTAATTTAACCATGAATTTCTTAAATAAAGTTATGAACACGACTATTATCTTATGTACGGCTACACAGCCTGCTTATGACTCTACTGCTATTAAACATAAACTTTCTTATGGTGGGAAATATGGTGAAGCTACTGATATGGTCGAGTTAACTCATGATGAAAAAGAAGTCTTTTCAAGAACTGAGCTTAGAAAATTTGATGAAACTAATCAAAACTCGAAACTTTCAGATTTGGTAGATTTTGTTTTGGAGAATGATGAATCAATCCTTGTTATTTTCAATACCAAAAAGACAGTTGATAGATTTTATTCCTTACTTGAGAAGTTGACAGATAGGCCAATCTATCAGCTTTCAACTAATATGTGTGCGCAGCATAGATTGGATATTATTTCGGAAATTAAACAAGGTTTGGAAGATGGTCTACCACTTATTTGTATCAGTACACAGCTAATTGAAGCGGGTGTTGATGTCGATTTTAATCACGTCATTCGCTCGTATGCAGGAATTGATTCGATTGTACAAGCTAGCGGACGTTGTAATCGTGAAGGAAAACGGGATAAGGGACAAGTTACCTTAATTAATCTGACAAGTGAAGAAGAAAATATCTCACCACTCAAAGAAATAAAAGCTAAGAAAGATGCGACAGAATATATTCTACATAAGATTTCATCGCCCATAGACACTTCACTTTTAAATCGTGATTTCTTTGAGTATTATTATGCTAATAACCAAGGTTCAATGGATTATCCCTTGGAACATGATGGTGAGTCAGTTTATGATTATTTAAGTGTTAATTTCTATCAGAAAAAAGTAGGATTTAAAGGAAAATTAAAGCAAGCCTTTAAGACTGCTGGTTTAAAAATGAATCTAATTAACAATGAAACCATTGGTATATTAGTTCCATATAGAGATGCTGCTGAAAAATTATTAATTTTAGAAGAATTGTGTAAGTCTGATTATCCATCTGAAGAAGACTATCGAGCAATTAAAGCTCTTTTAAAAGAATTGCAGTCTTATACGGTAAATGTTCGTGAACACAATCAAATACTTGAAGCCACAAAACCCTATCTTAATGGTCAAATTCAGATATTGTCAGATAGTTATTATGATGATAAAAAAGGTATTACTTTAGAATCGGCAAGTTTCCTAATGTAA
- a CDS encoding PIN domain-containing protein, producing the protein MGKIARLELEKLVKIFQVLDVTKENCLQALSMKMPDFEGAVVAAVALSNDINIVVTRNVTDFQDSELIIYLPEEFLERLKR; encoded by the coding sequence ATGGGAAAAATTGCTCGGCTGGAACTCGAAAAATTAGTCAAAATTTTTCAAGTTTTAGATGTGACTAAAGAAAACTGTTTACAAGCCTTGAGTATGAAAATGCCTGATTTTGAAGGTGCGGTAGTAGCTGCTGTTGCCTTGTCTAACGACATTAATATTGTAGTGACAAGAAATGTCACGGATTTTCAAGATAGCGAACTTATAATTTATTTACCCGAGGAATTTTTGGAGCGCTTGAAAAGGTAA
- the cas7c gene encoding type I-C CRISPR-associated protein Cas7/Csd2: protein MLEQKIDFMVTVEVREANANGDPLSGNMPRTDAKDYGLMSDVSIKRKIRNRMQDMGQPIFVQARDRVDDCIYSLKQRLENKEFFDTVKEGSKKKKSVENFVKQINAEWLDVRSFGQVFAFDGYSAANVRGPVSISWAKSLEKVVTQSMQITKSTNSELNSKTELESSTMGTKHFVDYGVYVIKGSINPNFAEKTGFSDADAEIIKEVLVSLFENDASSARPEGSMRVREVFWFTHSNKLGNVSSARVFDLLEFDKEKQDKDSYEDYAIHLNQEELAEYEAKGLQVEIIEGL from the coding sequence ATGTTGGAACAAAAAATTGATTTTATGGTAACAGTTGAAGTGAGAGAAGCGAATGCAAACGGAGACCCCTTATCAGGCAATATGCCCAGAACAGACGCTAAGGACTATGGCTTGATGAGTGACGTTTCCATTAAGCGTAAAATCAGAAATCGAATGCAGGATATGGGACAGCCTATTTTTGTACAAGCTAGGGATCGGGTCGATGATTGTATTTATTCCTTGAAACAACGTTTAGAGAATAAAGAGTTCTTTGATACTGTTAAAGAGGGGAGTAAGAAGAAAAAGTCAGTTGAGAATTTTGTAAAACAAATAAATGCAGAGTGGTTAGATGTTCGTAGCTTTGGTCAGGTGTTTGCTTTTGACGGTTATTCTGCTGCTAATGTTCGGGGTCCTGTATCTATTTCTTGGGCGAAAAGCTTAGAAAAGGTTGTAACTCAAAGTATGCAAATTACCAAAAGTACAAATAGTGAATTGAATAGTAAAACTGAGTTAGAATCTAGTACTATGGGAACAAAACATTTTGTGGATTACGGTGTTTATGTCATCAAAGGTTCGATTAATCCAAATTTTGCTGAAAAAACAGGATTTTCTGATGCTGATGCAGAAATTATCAAAGAAGTGCTAGTCAGTCTCTTTGAAAATGATGCCTCTTCTGCCCGTCCGGAAGGGTCAATGCGTGTTCGTGAGGTCTTCTGGTTTACTCACTCCAACAAGCTAGGCAATGTTTCTAGTGCGCGTGTCTTTGATTTATTAGAATTTGATAAGGAGAAGCAGGATAAAGACAGCTACGAAGACTATGCTATCCATCTTAATCAAGAAGAACTGGCAGAATATGAAGCAAAAGGTTTACAGGTTGAAATTATAGAAGGGCTGTAA
- a CDS encoding nucleotidyltransferase, which translates to MGNAIINLISNIEFKKLLDETIRFELYQFGSSLEKEEFNDIDLLLIYKNSEKNKQNEILTLKKIIKSYLFKQYQIDIDITVLSENEEKEKKFLEQVNYIKVY; encoded by the coding sequence ATGGGGAACGCGATTATAAATTTGATTAGTAACATAGAATTTAAAAAATTACTAGATGAAACGATTCGATTTGAACTTTATCAATTTGGTTCTTCGTTAGAAAAAGAAGAGTTTAACGATATTGATTTATTGTTAATATATAAAAATAGTGAAAAAAATAAACAGAATGAAATACTAACTCTAAAGAAAATAATTAAAAGTTATTTATTTAAACAGTATCAGATTGATATTGACATCACAGTTTTATCAGAAAATGAAGAGAAAGAAAAGAAATTTCTAGAGCAAGTCAATTATATAAAAGTATATTAA
- the cas8c gene encoding type I-C CRISPR-associated protein Cas8c/Csd1, which produces MDLFTSLLKAYEKAEEIGLVDQQTGDNPVLLPIYHDNKVIKNNDIYIEILLDNEGAFYKARKFEIGENVIFPVTYESSNRTSTKIAPHPIVDSWYYVMYSELRKEKHQRYLQNLDNWIIQTENNKVENFLKIIKKFVENPESVELVLNSAFGSDCQIQEEFVDNNGKIQEGSLIFGEKKQKIALKDIKLSFKILEFDGLRDVSVSNFNEMHHDFINYINNNSTEIGIGICNISGKEDRIIKNHRKPKGVFSNGKLISQNNKIAYLGDRFPNENASSDIIKIGYETSEKIHLMIKYLLENNNSHTWLGTSQYLINWFSDDLSNDSQLDIVKPEFDDLFEDDEEEKQVFIKPNEENKKIGSSFVRGQKLFSNNATYNIAILNENKGRIALKYFRQLQVSQLLKNLESWQENYSWEAKTKAGNYELKKTPTFNEIINAAYGVDRERYLELDNDSFRSDQYQQLVTALIDGKPLPNTIVKKLEDNIRQRQKYSKHWYQVQQVSLAVLQKQYGREFTPMLDHQETDRSYLFGRLLAIYELFEAQRYALDGSSQERVTNAERYWNAYTGQPAKMMTHLENKIKPYEEVLKLNKPGIWHKLEKERKEIIQLMTPMYAHKNFTQSLDYKFIFGYYAEKQFYYTKQAKENEE; this is translated from the coding sequence ATGGATTTATTTACTTCTCTCTTAAAAGCCTATGAAAAAGCAGAAGAAATTGGCCTGGTTGATCAACAAACGGGGGACAATCCTGTTTTGCTACCGATTTACCATGATAATAAGGTAATAAAAAATAATGATATCTATATCGAAATATTATTAGATAATGAAGGTGCTTTTTATAAGGCAAGAAAGTTTGAAATAGGTGAAAATGTGATTTTTCCTGTAACCTATGAATCTAGTAATAGAACGAGCACTAAGATAGCACCACATCCAATCGTAGATAGTTGGTACTATGTCATGTATTCGGAATTAAGAAAAGAGAAGCATCAAAGGTATCTACAAAATTTAGATAACTGGATTATCCAAACTGAAAATAATAAAGTAGAAAATTTTTTAAAAATAATTAAAAAATTTGTTGAGAATCCAGAATCAGTTGAATTAGTTTTAAATAGTGCATTTGGTTCAGATTGCCAAATACAAGAAGAGTTTGTTGATAATAACGGAAAAATTCAAGAAGGTTCACTTATTTTTGGAGAAAAAAAACAAAAAATAGCTTTAAAAGATATTAAATTATCATTTAAAATTTTAGAGTTTGATGGTTTGAGAGACGTTTCAGTTTCAAATTTTAATGAAATGCATCATGATTTTATTAACTATATTAATAATAATTCAACTGAAATTGGCATTGGAATATGTAATATTAGCGGAAAAGAAGACAGGATTATTAAAAATCATCGTAAACCGAAAGGTGTATTTTCAAATGGAAAACTGATTTCCCAAAATAATAAAATAGCATACCTTGGTGATAGATTTCCAAATGAAAATGCTTCATCAGACATAATTAAAATTGGCTATGAAACCTCAGAAAAAATACATTTGATGATTAAGTATCTGTTGGAGAACAATAATAGTCATACTTGGTTAGGTACCTCTCAATATTTGATCAATTGGTTTAGTGATGATTTGTCAAATGATAGTCAGTTAGATATTGTCAAACCAGAGTTTGATGATTTATTTGAAGATGATGAAGAAGAAAAACAAGTTTTTATTAAACCGAATGAAGAGAATAAAAAAATTGGTTCATCTTTTGTTAGAGGTCAGAAATTATTCAGCAATAATGCTACTTATAATATTGCTATCCTGAATGAAAATAAAGGTCGTATTGCTTTAAAGTATTTTCGCCAGCTCCAAGTTTCTCAGCTGCTAAAAAATCTGGAATCATGGCAGGAGAACTACTCTTGGGAAGCAAAAACGAAAGCAGGAAACTATGAATTGAAGAAAACACCTACCTTCAATGAAATCATTAACGCTGCTTACGGTGTTGACAGAGAACGGTATTTGGAATTGGATAATGATAGTTTCCGAAGTGACCAATATCAGCAATTGGTAACAGCTTTGATTGATGGGAAGCCACTACCAAATACAATTGTTAAAAAATTAGAAGATAACATTAGACAAAGACAAAAGTATTCTAAGCACTGGTATCAAGTACAACAAGTTAGTTTAGCGGTTTTACAAAAACAATATGGAAGGGAGTTCACACCAATGTTAGATCATCAAGAAACAGATCGTTCTTATCTATTTGGACGCTTACTTGCAATTTATGAGCTGTTCGAGGCGCAGCGCTATGCTCTAGATGGCAGTAGCCAAGAACGCGTCACAAATGCTGAACGTTATTGGAATGCTTATACAGGTCAACCAGCCAAGATGATGACTCATTTAGAAAATAAAATTAAGCCTTATGAGGAAGTTTTGAAGTTGAATAAGCCTGGTATTTGGCATAAATTGGAGAAAGAAAGAAAAGAAATTATTCAATTAATGACACCGATGTATGCTCATAAAAATTTTACACAATCATTAGATTATAAATTCATTTTTGGCTACTATGCTGAAAAACAATTTTATTATACTAAACAAGCTAAAGAAAACGAGGAATAA
- a CDS encoding helix-turn-helix transcriptional regulator — MAESKTKRLLYFMSELEKGNQINKEEYIAKFNISDRTMKEDVSELKTNLKELRPNMQIKFSRKHACYFASYEQGYGNLKYNQAVILSKILLESRALRKEEVAEIINIFVERAVDDKERTRIKKLTQFELNSYQELKFYQKSNKSILPTISAIFDAIVDQRPLAFSYTKPSSKVEEYIVLPISVIFDNHYFYCISYKLDNCFQSRYELQELRYFRVDRFKTIHKSISNSAFALTEEEQERLITDEQVRYQTFSMLSDQKWVRIQFRYTGQFRDVLEADIPKLKMINELEEGIIYEIETLSLLGFQKYIQRFDGDFVFLNIKSIKK, encoded by the coding sequence ATGGCGGAGTCAAAGACAAAACGGTTGCTCTATTTTATGTCAGAATTGGAAAAAGGAAATCAGATTAATAAAGAGGAATATATAGCGAAGTTCAATATTAGCGATAGGACGATGAAAGAGGATGTTAGTGAACTTAAAACCAATTTAAAAGAGCTGCGTCCTAATATGCAAATTAAATTTTCACGAAAACATGCCTGCTATTTTGCTAGCTATGAGCAGGGATATGGGAATTTGAAGTATAATCAAGCAGTTATTCTGTCCAAGATTTTATTGGAGAGCAGAGCATTGCGAAAAGAGGAAGTTGCTGAAATAATTAATATTTTTGTTGAACGTGCGGTCGATGATAAGGAGCGCACAAGAATCAAAAAATTAACACAGTTTGAGCTTAATAGTTATCAGGAGTTAAAGTTTTATCAAAAATCTAATAAGTCTATTTTACCAACTATTTCTGCTATTTTCGATGCTATTGTTGATCAGCGCCCGCTTGCTTTCAGTTATACAAAGCCATCTAGCAAAGTTGAGGAATATATTGTCTTGCCGATTTCAGTCATTTTTGATAATCATTATTTTTACTGCATTTCTTACAAATTAGACAACTGTTTTCAGAGTCGGTACGAACTTCAAGAACTAAGATATTTTCGAGTTGACAGGTTTAAAACCATTCATAAATCTATTAGCAATTCAGCTTTTGCACTAACTGAAGAAGAACAAGAACGACTTATTACAGATGAACAAGTCCGCTATCAAACTTTTTCAATGCTTTCTGATCAAAAATGGGTGCGGATTCAGTTCAGGTATACAGGGCAATTCAGAGATGTATTAGAGGCGGATATTCCAAAACTTAAAATGATTAATGAATTGGAAGAAGGAATAATCTATGAGATTGAAACCTTGAGTTTACTTGGTTTTCAGAAATATATTCAACGTTTTGATGGGGACTTTGTCTTTCTGAATATAAAAAGTATCAAAAAATAA
- a CDS encoding valine--tRNA ligase, with protein MSTQLSPKYNPAEVEAGRYQKWLDADVFKPSGDQKAKPYSIVIPPPNVTGKLHLGHAWDTTLPDIIIRQKRMQGFDTLWLPGMDHAGIATQAKVEARLAEDGISRYDLGREKFLDKVWEWKDEYAATIKEQWGKMGISVDYSRERFTLDEGLSKAVRKVFVELYKKGWIYRGEFIINWDPKARTALSDIEVIHKDVEGAFYHMNYMLEDGSRALEVATTRPETMFGDTAVAVNPNDDRYKDLIGQNVILPIVNKLIPIVADEHADPEFGTGVVKITPAHDPNDFLVGQRHNLPQVNVMNDDGTMNELAGEFAGMDRFEARKATVKKLEEIGALVEIEKMTHSVGHSERTGVPIEPRLSTQWFVKMDQLAKNAIANQDTDDKVDFYPPRFNDTFLQWMENVHDWVISRQLWWGHQIPAWYNADGDMYVGEEAPEGDGWKQDEDVLDTWFSSALWPFSTMGWPDTDSEDFKRYFPTSTLVTGYDIIFFWVSRMIFQSLEFTGRQPFKNVLIHGLIRDEQGRKMSKSLGNGIDPMDVVDKYGADALRWFLSNGSAPGQDVRFSYEKMDAAWNFINKIWNISRYILMNNEGLSLDQASKNVVLVTNGKAGNVTDRWILHNLNETIAKVTENFDKFEFGVAGHILYNFIWDEFADWYVELTKEVLYSEDEAEKVITRSVLLYTLDKILRLLHPIMPFVTEEIFGQYADGSIVTAAYPTVNPAFENQTAHSGVESLKDLIRAVRNARAEVNVAPSKPITILVKTSDSNLEDFFKANVNYIKRFTNPETLEISSAIATPELAMSAVITGAEIFLPLADLLNVEEELARLNKELAKWQKELDIVAKKLSNDRFVQNAKPEIVQKERDKQIDYQTKYDATVERIKEMEKLIK; from the coding sequence ATGTCAACACAACTTTCACCTAAATACAATCCAGCCGAGGTTGAGGCTGGTCGTTACCAAAAATGGCTTGATGCCGATGTTTTCAAGCCTTCTGGAGATCAAAAGGCTAAGCCTTATTCAATCGTGATTCCACCACCAAATGTGACGGGGAAATTGCACCTTGGTCACGCTTGGGACACGACTTTGCCGGATATTATTATCCGTCAAAAGCGTATGCAGGGTTTTGACACGCTCTGGCTGCCGGGGATGGATCACGCTGGTATTGCCACACAGGCCAAGGTAGAAGCTCGCTTGGCTGAAGATGGCATTTCCCGTTATGATCTTGGTCGTGAGAAATTTCTGGATAAGGTCTGGGAATGGAAGGATGAGTATGCGGCAACCATCAAGGAGCAATGGGGCAAGATGGGAATTTCTGTTGATTATTCGCGGGAACGTTTCACCCTTGATGAAGGATTGTCTAAAGCGGTCCGCAAGGTTTTCGTAGAACTCTATAAAAAAGGCTGGATTTATCGCGGCGAATTTATCATCAACTGGGACCCTAAGGCACGCACAGCTTTGTCCGACATCGAAGTCATTCATAAGGATGTGGAAGGTGCCTTCTACCATATGAATTATATGTTGGAAGATGGCTCGCGCGCTTTGGAAGTTGCGACCACGCGTCCAGAGACCATGTTTGGGGATACGGCTGTCGCTGTCAATCCAAATGATGATCGTTACAAAGATCTGATTGGACAAAATGTTATCTTGCCAATTGTTAACAAGCTGATTCCAATCGTAGCAGATGAACATGCTGACCCTGAGTTTGGAACAGGTGTGGTTAAAATCACACCTGCCCATGATCCTAACGACTTCCTCGTTGGTCAGCGTCACAATCTGCCACAAGTCAATGTCATGAACGATGACGGAACCATGAACGAACTGGCTGGCGAATTTGCTGGCATGGATCGCTTTGAAGCCCGCAAGGCAACTGTTAAGAAACTGGAAGAAATCGGCGCTCTTGTGGAAATCGAAAAGATGACCCACTCGGTTGGTCACTCAGAACGGACAGGTGTACCAATTGAGCCACGTCTGTCTACCCAGTGGTTCGTTAAGATGGACCAACTGGCTAAGAATGCCATTGCCAATCAAGACACTGATGACAAAGTGGACTTTTACCCACCGCGTTTCAATGATACCTTCCTGCAATGGATGGAAAATGTGCATGACTGGGTGATTTCCCGTCAGCTCTGGTGGGGTCACCAAATCCCTGCTTGGTACAATGCGGATGGTGACATGTATGTCGGTGAAGAGGCTCCAGAGGGTGATGGCTGGAAGCAAGATGAAGATGTGCTTGACACTTGGTTCAGCTCTGCTCTTTGGCCATTCTCAACTATGGGCTGGCCTGACACGGACTCAGAAGATTTCAAACGTTATTTCCCAACCTCGACCCTTGTCACAGGCTATGACATCATCTTCTTCTGGGTTTCCCGTATGATTTTCCAATCTTTGGAATTCACTGGTCGCCAGCCATTCAAAAACGTCCTAATCCACGGGCTTATTCGTGATGAGCAAGGGCGCAAGATGTCTAAATCTCTCGGTAACGGCATTGACCCTATGGATGTTGTTGACAAATACGGTGCTGATGCTTTGCGTTGGTTCCTGTCAAATGGATCTGCACCGGGTCAAGATGTGCGTTTCTCTTACGAAAAAATGGACGCTGCTTGGAATTTCATTAACAAGATTTGGAACATTTCCCGCTATATCCTCATGAATAATGAAGGCCTTAGCCTTGATCAAGCTAGCAAAAATGTTGTTTTAGTAACCAATGGCAAAGCTGGTAATGTGACGGACCGCTGGATTCTTCATAATCTCAATGAAACCATTGCCAAAGTTACTGAAAACTTCGATAAGTTCGAATTTGGTGTGGCTGGTCACATCCTTTACAATTTCATCTGGGATGAATTTGCCGACTGGTATGTGGAGTTGACCAAAGAAGTCCTTTACAGCGAAGATGAGGCTGAAAAAGTTATTACGCGTTCGGTCCTCCTTTACACCTTGGACAAAATCCTGCGTCTTCTCCATCCTATCATGCCATTTGTAACAGAAGAAATCTTCGGTCAATACGCAGATGGTTCTATCGTGACAGCAGCTTATCCAACTGTTAATCCTGCTTTTGAAAATCAAACGGCGCATTCTGGCGTGGAAAGTCTCAAAGACCTGATTCGAGCTGTACGTAATGCGCGTGCAGAAGTCAACGTAGCTCCAAGCAAACCTATCACCATTCTTGTCAAAACAAGCGATAGCAACTTGGAAGACTTTTTCAAGGCCAATGTCAACTACATCAAACGCTTCACAAACCCAGAAACACTTGAAATCAGCTCTGCCATTGCCACCCCAGAACTAGCCATGTCAGCAGTTATCACAGGTGCAGAAATCTTCCTGCCGCTGGCAGACTTGCTCAACGTTGAGGAAGAACTAGCCCGCCTCAACAAAGAACTGGCCAAATGGCAAAAAGAACTAGACATAGTTGCTAAAAAACTCAGCAACGACCGCTTTGTCCAAAATGCCAAACCTGAAATCGTCCAAAAAGAACGCGACAAACAAATCGACTACCAAACCAAATACGACGCCACAGTGGAACGGATTAAAGAGATGGAGAAACTAATTAAATAG